One region of Brachybacterium saurashtrense genomic DNA includes:
- a CDS encoding GNAT family N-acetyltransferase, with amino-acid sequence MTELRIVPLDEDTAALLTRASPTWAAALPAWRTSMMTGRSTLLVALARDRPVDARHGTPSTTRPSAVGVAQLVHADVPEVCNVGVLESRRGHGVGTALMAEAERRARPADRLRLNVGLDNPAARRLYERLGYRPTGELQTTTYDYVDACGVTRAATETSEWMEKHLLR; translated from the coding sequence GTGACCGAACTCCGCATCGTCCCGCTCGACGAAGACACCGCAGCGCTGCTGACCAGGGCCTCCCCCACCTGGGCCGCGGCCCTCCCTGCCTGGCGCACGAGCATGATGACGGGGCGCAGCACCCTGCTGGTCGCACTCGCACGCGACCGCCCCGTCGACGCCCGGCACGGCACCCCCTCGACGACCCGGCCCTCCGCGGTCGGCGTCGCGCAGCTGGTCCACGCCGACGTTCCCGAGGTCTGCAACGTCGGCGTGCTGGAGAGTCGCCGGGGGCACGGGGTCGGCACCGCGCTGATGGCGGAGGCGGAGCGCCGAGCACGGCCCGCCGACAGACTGCGGCTGAACGTCGGGCTGGACAACCCCGCGGCCCGACGCCTCTACGAGCGACTGGGCTATCGGCCGACGGGCGAACTGCAGACCACCACGTACGACTACGTCGACGCCTGCGGCGTCACCCGCGCCGCCACCGAGACGAGCGAGTGGATGGAGAAGCACCTCCTGCGGTGA
- a CDS encoding DUF2087 domain-containing protein, producing MSTPRDLSTPLGRARMLFAMLSVPKLREGLGARLLGTGGAQSPDVAGPLSRLDWLGADGEVDLPALQEVTDALTLMRSSEAILEVGRLDGIPVKTEESREVSGRIARIVFERVGRERVLTEAELNAAIAMFAADVALVRRDAVDAGVLARTADGTAYRLA from the coding sequence ATGTCCACGCCCCGCGATCTGAGCACGCCCCTGGGCCGTGCTCGGATGCTGTTCGCGATGCTCTCGGTCCCGAAGCTCCGCGAGGGGCTCGGGGCGCGTCTCCTCGGGACGGGCGGTGCGCAGTCGCCGGACGTGGCGGGGCCGCTGTCGCGCCTGGACTGGCTGGGGGCGGACGGTGAGGTGGACCTCCCGGCGCTGCAGGAGGTCACCGACGCGCTCACGCTGATGCGCTCCTCGGAGGCGATCCTCGAGGTGGGCCGGCTGGACGGGATCCCGGTGAAGACCGAGGAGTCACGCGAGGTCAGCGGACGGATCGCGCGGATCGTCTTCGAGAGGGTGGGCCGGGAGCGTGTGCTCACCGAGGCGGAGCTGAACGCGGCGATCGCGATGTTCGCCGCGGACGTCGCGCTGGTGCGGCGGGATGCCGTCGATGCCGGGGTGCTGGCCCGCACTGCCGACGGGACCGCCTACCGGCTCGCCTGA
- a CDS encoding sigma-70 family RNA polymerase sigma factor, whose amino-acid sequence MESPHSQSPSAPPASRDALAGRLEEERPRLLALATRILGDPDEAQDIVQQAWLRLDSTAQEVENLPAWLTTVTTRLCLDRLRRRVPEPEPEEESVADAAEPDPAEQLALAETVGVALQAVLDRLTPNERVAFVMHDSFGFEFATIAAALGTSVQNARKLASRARAKVSQPRPEDPLADWEVVDAFMAASRGGDLTRLLALLTPDAVVRADAAAIAAGTPEALDGRTDIAAFFDGAAHAALAVSVDGRPGAAWFHRGQARVLFDVTVAGGRVASIVFRADPAVLDRVVRRDGPSPR is encoded by the coding sequence ATGGAGTCCCCGCATTCGCAGTCCCCGTCGGCGCCGCCCGCGTCGCGGGACGCGCTCGCCGGCCGCCTCGAGGAAGAGCGGCCCCGCCTGCTCGCCCTCGCCACCAGGATCCTGGGCGACCCCGACGAGGCGCAGGACATCGTCCAGCAGGCCTGGCTGCGGCTGGACTCCACCGCCCAGGAGGTGGAGAACCTCCCCGCCTGGCTCACCACCGTCACCACCCGGCTGTGCCTTGACCGGCTGCGCCGGCGCGTGCCCGAGCCCGAGCCCGAGGAGGAGAGCGTCGCGGACGCGGCCGAGCCGGACCCGGCAGAGCAGCTCGCCCTCGCCGAGACGGTGGGCGTGGCCCTGCAGGCGGTGCTGGACCGCCTCACCCCGAACGAACGGGTCGCCTTCGTGATGCACGACAGCTTCGGGTTCGAGTTCGCCACCATCGCCGCGGCGCTGGGCACCAGCGTGCAGAACGCGCGCAAGCTCGCCTCCCGCGCCCGGGCGAAGGTCTCCCAGCCCCGCCCCGAGGATCCGCTGGCGGACTGGGAGGTGGTGGACGCCTTCATGGCCGCGTCGCGCGGCGGCGACCTCACCCGCCTGCTGGCCCTGCTCACGCCGGACGCCGTGGTGCGGGCGGACGCCGCCGCGATCGCGGCCGGCACCCCCGAGGCGCTCGACGGCCGCACCGACATCGCCGCGTTCTTCGACGGCGCGGCCCATGCGGCGCTCGCCGTGAGCGTGGACGGACGCCCGGGCGCGGCCTGGTTCCATCGCGGGCAGGCGCGGGTGCTGTTCGACGTCACCGTGGCGGGCGGACGGGTGGCGAGCATCGTGTTCCGCGCCGATCCCGCCGTCCTCGACCGGGTGGTGCGGCGCGACGGGCCCTCCCCGCGCTGA
- a CDS encoding VOC family protein, whose product MFSSTPYIAFPGNAREALEYYRDVFGGTLDLMTYDGMEGLPFTPPPGVVAHAQLHGGLVTLAGGDDLGGAPRPLSDSAYSLLVMPESVEAARTLIERIEADGGTRGMPFEQAPWGDHYGQVTDRFGVMWQVNVSAA is encoded by the coding sequence ATGTTCAGCTCCACCCCCTACATCGCATTCCCCGGCAACGCCCGCGAGGCGCTCGAGTACTACCGGGACGTGTTCGGCGGCACGCTCGACCTCATGACCTACGACGGGATGGAGGGCCTGCCCTTCACGCCGCCGCCTGGAGTGGTGGCCCACGCCCAGCTGCATGGCGGCCTGGTCACCCTCGCCGGCGGCGACGACCTCGGCGGGGCGCCGCGGCCGCTGTCCGATTCGGCGTACTCGCTGCTGGTGATGCCGGAGTCCGTCGAGGCGGCGCGGACGCTGATCGAGCGGATCGAGGCCGACGGCGGCACCCGCGGGATGCCCTTCGAGCAGGCGCCCTGGGGCGATCACTACGGCCAGGTCACCGATCGCTTCGGGGTGATGTGGCAGGTGAACGTCTCCGCCGCCTGA
- a CDS encoding CAAX protease: MSTHTDTPAQRSVPFHRLATVRPAWARWHTPLLTLGAAFLAYLVLISVVLVLAILVLALVPGENVTLGVASGDPTSPLDVTLALAMGAAWVPAGMIGVRFGGWRPLGTIWSVAARVRRELLGPYGAWGAAMGAAVVAVAAVAGALAGTGGGSAAAGASVPQLLLVTVVVLVLAPLQAIGLEMTLRGAVMQAVGTWLRSPVPAFLAATAVVLIGRELTAAVVVPALALALTAAVLAWKTGGLELPIVLSATVMIASHLVSAVGAGTGAGAGAAALNAAAAAPGTSSAALTETAAQAGGAALAGGVGAAVALLVLAGASLLWISSREGIGLLQPVSRGTDQPAPEPVPF, translated from the coding sequence ATGAGCACTCACACCGACACCCCCGCCCAGCGGTCCGTCCCCTTCCACCGTCTCGCGACGGTGCGACCCGCCTGGGCGAGGTGGCACACGCCGCTGCTGACCCTCGGCGCGGCGTTCCTCGCCTACCTCGTGCTGATCTCCGTGGTGCTGGTGCTGGCGATCCTGGTGCTGGCTCTCGTGCCCGGTGAGAACGTCACCCTCGGTGTGGCCAGCGGCGACCCGACCAGCCCTCTCGACGTCACGCTGGCGCTCGCGATGGGGGCGGCATGGGTGCCCGCCGGGATGATCGGGGTGCGTTTCGGCGGGTGGCGTCCGCTGGGCACGATCTGGTCCGTCGCGGCGCGCGTGCGGAGAGAGCTGCTGGGCCCCTACGGGGCCTGGGGCGCCGCGATGGGCGCAGCGGTGGTCGCGGTCGCCGCGGTCGCCGGGGCGCTCGCGGGGACAGGCGGCGGCTCCGCCGCTGCGGGGGCCTCGGTGCCGCAGCTGCTGCTGGTCACGGTGGTGGTGCTGGTCCTCGCCCCGCTGCAGGCGATCGGTCTGGAGATGACCCTGCGCGGCGCGGTGATGCAGGCCGTCGGCACCTGGCTGCGCTCCCCCGTGCCGGCGTTCCTCGCCGCCACCGCGGTGGTGCTGATCGGTCGTGAGCTCACCGCCGCCGTGGTGGTGCCGGCCCTCGCTCTCGCCCTCACCGCCGCGGTGCTGGCCTGGAAGACCGGTGGCCTGGAGCTGCCGATCGTGCTGAGCGCGACCGTCATGATCGCCTCCCACCTGGTCTCCGCCGTCGGCGCCGGGACCGGGGCCGGCGCGGGGGCCGCCGCGCTGAACGCCGCGGCCGCCGCCCCCGGCACCTCCTCGGCCGCGCTCACCGAGACCGCCGCACAGGCCGGGGGCGCCGCGCTCGCCGGTGGGGTCGGCGCGGCGGTGGCGCTGCTGGTGCTGGCCGGAGCGAGCCTTCTGTGGATCAGCTCCCGGGAGGGCATCGGGCTGCTGCAGCCCGTCTCTCGCGGCACGGACCAGCCGGCCCCGGAGCCCGTCCCGTTCTGA
- a CDS encoding ABC transporter permease, whose amino-acid sequence MTGFLASIVEAYGELRVHKGRILLSLIGVAFSVFALTVVMGAGGMLGGALQQSMEKSSGRDTLLSIQPLGGMDYSIDAEGNIVEQSSGSAKEVTPAEQDAIVLEQLDRLGITQRSRQAYVSTRIQTPQGVVSTELTGVDPAYGAMYRVQIAEGRWLADSDHRRLAPALVVNQPLYEQLGRPDLGTETITLYGQSGTREKEIATVVGVMVADPSTDWAPQAYLAVGGIAAVPGVDPSVSTTSQYLAWVPPEQGEEVRQHLAQRLSDTAAGSFEVHPTSFGMEQMQVFSMFGYAIAGVAVVILLLGAMGLVNISLVTVRYRVREIGIRRSYGATGGRIFVGVLMESVVATVIAGAVGVAAAVALVKAPFVTDVFTRAGLVDLPPFPVGAVITGLAAATAVGVLAGALPALIATRIRVIDAIRS is encoded by the coding sequence ATGACCGGATTCCTCGCCTCGATCGTCGAGGCCTACGGCGAGCTGCGGGTGCACAAGGGCCGCATCCTGCTGTCCCTGATCGGGGTCGCGTTCTCCGTGTTCGCGCTGACCGTCGTGATGGGTGCGGGCGGGATGCTCGGCGGCGCGCTGCAGCAGTCCATGGAGAAGAGCAGCGGGCGGGACACCCTGCTGTCCATCCAGCCGCTCGGCGGCATGGACTACAGCATCGATGCGGAGGGCAACATCGTCGAGCAGTCCTCGGGCTCGGCGAAGGAGGTCACCCCTGCGGAGCAGGACGCGATCGTGCTCGAGCAGCTGGACCGACTCGGCATCACCCAGCGCAGCCGCCAGGCCTACGTGAGCACCCGCATCCAGACCCCGCAGGGCGTGGTGAGCACCGAGCTGACCGGGGTGGATCCCGCCTACGGGGCGATGTACCGCGTCCAGATCGCCGAGGGGCGCTGGCTCGCGGACTCCGATCACCGACGCCTGGCACCCGCGCTCGTGGTGAACCAGCCGCTGTACGAGCAGCTGGGCCGCCCCGACCTCGGCACCGAGACCATCACGCTGTACGGCCAGAGCGGCACCCGCGAGAAGGAGATCGCGACCGTGGTGGGCGTGATGGTCGCGGATCCCTCCACGGACTGGGCCCCGCAGGCGTACCTCGCCGTGGGCGGGATCGCCGCGGTGCCGGGGGTCGATCCGAGCGTGTCGACGACATCGCAGTACCTCGCCTGGGTCCCGCCCGAGCAGGGCGAGGAGGTGCGCCAGCACCTCGCCCAGCGGCTCTCGGACACGGCGGCCGGATCCTTCGAGGTGCACCCGACCTCGTTCGGCATGGAGCAGATGCAGGTGTTCTCGATGTTCGGCTACGCGATCGCGGGGGTGGCCGTGGTGATCCTGCTGCTGGGCGCGATGGGCCTGGTGAACATCTCCCTGGTGACGGTGCGCTACCGGGTGCGGGAGATCGGGATCCGCCGCTCCTACGGCGCCACCGGCGGGCGGATCTTCGTCGGAGTGCTGATGGAGTCCGTGGTCGCCACGGTGATCGCCGGAGCGGTCGGCGTGGCGGCGGCGGTGGCGCTGGTGAAGGCACCGTTCGTGACCGACGTCTTCACCCGGGCCGGCCTGGTGGACCTGCCACCGTTCCCGGTGGGCGCGGTGATCACGGGCCTCGCCGCGGCGACCGCAGTGGGCGTGCTCGCGGGCGCCCTGCCCGCGCTGATCGCCACCCGCATCCGGGTGATCGACGCGATCCGCAGCTGA
- a CDS encoding ABC transporter ATP-binding protein, giving the protein MNAPLLELRDLRRSVRLPSREELHILRGIDLSVESGDHVAIVGRSGSGKTTLLNLLGLIDHQTGGELLFDGLDVSRLGDRRRARLRGASIGFVFQQFNLLDGRTALENVMMPLMYGSAGQFWRREKLALEMLERVGLADRAQQLPSRLSGGEQQRVAVARALVRRPRLILADEPTGALDVTTGEAVMALLDEIARESEAALVTITHDLQVAALSRRSFLLDEGTLHDVRSDHAREALSATVGLRAGREAVAAPPAGTAPSARTSPPADAARTAPLQETQA; this is encoded by the coding sequence GTGAACGCGCCCCTGCTCGAGCTGCGCGACCTGCGCCGCTCCGTGCGCCTGCCCAGCCGGGAGGAGCTGCACATCCTGCGCGGCATCGACCTGAGCGTCGAGTCCGGCGACCATGTCGCGATCGTCGGGCGCTCCGGCTCCGGCAAGACCACGCTGCTGAACCTGCTGGGCCTGATCGACCACCAGACCGGCGGCGAGCTGCTGTTCGACGGGCTGGACGTCTCCCGCCTGGGCGACCGACGGCGTGCCCGCCTGCGCGGCGCCTCGATCGGCTTCGTGTTCCAGCAGTTCAACCTGCTCGACGGGCGCACTGCGCTCGAGAACGTGATGATGCCGCTGATGTACGGCAGCGCCGGGCAGTTCTGGCGGCGCGAGAAGCTCGCCCTGGAGATGCTCGAACGGGTGGGCCTGGCAGATCGGGCCCAGCAGCTGCCCTCCCGTCTCTCGGGCGGCGAGCAGCAGCGCGTGGCGGTGGCCCGCGCCCTGGTGCGCAGGCCGCGACTGATCCTGGCGGACGAGCCCACCGGCGCCCTCGACGTCACCACCGGCGAGGCCGTGATGGCGCTGCTGGACGAGATCGCCCGCGAGTCGGAGGCGGCACTGGTGACCATCACCCACGACCTCCAGGTCGCCGCGCTCTCCCGGCGCTCCTTCCTGCTCGACGAGGGAACCCTCCACGACGTCCGCAGCGATCACGCGCGCGAGGCGCTCTCGGCGACCGTCGGCCTTCGCGCCGGCCGCGAGGCCGTCGCCGCTCCACCGGCCGGCACCGCCCCGTCGGCCCGCACCTCCCCGCCGGCCGACGCCGCACGGACCGCACCCCTCCAGGAGACCCAGGCATGA
- a CDS encoding efflux RND transporter periplasmic adaptor subunit, which yields MDALRRYVFPVIWMLILGLIALALVKMAFFPSGADAAQEDPQSPTAEFDQYAVVPVETGDLSSELVLAAMVQPDAGTPLKATADGEINRIWLHNGDHVEKGQRILQVRQVVEPEVLEMPEEPIEGDETAAAAAPQAPAAEYRYLNLVATATGTLSGMEVAEWDGLATGDAVATISPGTNSIVADLTPEQQLSLLDVDLTATAALPASQDPVTCGAPAITEDAEVERPKAPQGEIDPFTGEPLSSGGAVSAAQLTCPVPAEERVVPGLGVEVTVDLGSRTGVLTVPTTAVEGEGASGTVYAIDEETGEPMPLSVTLGMRGEGTVEITGGLEEGQEILQFAPGVDGEHDLHGVDTW from the coding sequence ATGGACGCCCTGCGCCGCTACGTCTTCCCCGTGATCTGGATGCTGATCCTCGGCCTCATCGCCCTGGCACTGGTGAAGATGGCCTTCTTCCCCTCCGGCGCGGATGCGGCGCAGGAGGATCCGCAGTCCCCCACCGCCGAGTTCGACCAGTACGCCGTGGTCCCCGTCGAGACCGGCGATCTCTCCTCCGAGCTGGTGCTGGCGGCGATGGTCCAGCCCGATGCCGGCACCCCCCTGAAGGCCACGGCCGACGGAGAGATCAACCGGATCTGGCTGCACAACGGCGATCACGTCGAGAAGGGACAGCGCATCCTGCAGGTGCGCCAGGTGGTCGAGCCCGAGGTCCTCGAGATGCCGGAGGAGCCGATCGAGGGGGACGAGACCGCGGCGGCCGCGGCGCCGCAGGCACCCGCCGCCGAGTACCGGTACCTGAACCTCGTGGCCACCGCGACCGGGACCCTCAGCGGGATGGAGGTCGCCGAGTGGGACGGTCTCGCCACGGGCGATGCCGTCGCCACGATCTCCCCCGGCACCAACTCGATCGTCGCGGACCTCACCCCCGAGCAGCAGCTGTCCCTGCTGGACGTCGACCTGACGGCCACCGCCGCGCTGCCCGCCTCCCAGGACCCCGTCACCTGCGGCGCCCCCGCCATCACCGAGGACGCCGAGGTGGAGCGGCCCAAGGCCCCGCAGGGCGAGATCGACCCCTTCACCGGTGAGCCGCTCTCCTCCGGGGGTGCGGTCTCCGCCGCGCAGCTGACCTGCCCCGTGCCCGCCGAGGAGCGCGTGGTCCCGGGGCTCGGCGTCGAGGTGACCGTGGATCTCGGCTCCCGCACCGGCGTGCTCACCGTGCCCACCACCGCCGTGGAGGGCGAGGGCGCTTCCGGCACCGTCTACGCGATCGACGAGGAGACCGGAGAGCCGATGCCGCTCTCGGTCACCCTCGGCATGCGCGGCGAGGGCACCGTGGAGATCACCGGAGGGCTCGAAGAGGGCCAGGAGATCCTCCAGTTCGCTCCCGGCGTCGACGGCGAGCACGACCTGCACGGCGTGGACACCTGGTGA
- a CDS encoding serine hydrolase domain-containing protein has product MTDDAASPAVPDPLLLLPLRQRILERDLGVRALHLHRAGHEELSHRFGEDTVENVYSVSKTVTALAVGIAAQEGLLDPEDLLVDHLPAPGGGYGRGVDQVRLRHLLTMTSTSPVLGFADGEREHEDLTALLLRTDLAAAPGERWEYSNGSIFLLSRVIGERTGTTMRDWLMPRLFEPLGILNPQWHTTRDGHTWGATGLHLKSGQLARIGRLLLQRGAHDGTQLVPAAWVDALHAPDSWVATGEPEPEGARYGLGVWDCTPEGIWRADGALGQLLVVMPAQQAVLTVTSRLEGRGAAEILRAVWEELLPLL; this is encoded by the coding sequence ATGACCGACGATGCCGCCAGTCCCGCCGTGCCCGACCCGCTCCTGCTGCTCCCGCTGCGCCAGAGGATCCTCGAGCGCGACCTCGGCGTGCGGGCGCTCCACCTGCACCGCGCCGGCCACGAGGAGCTCAGCCACCGCTTCGGCGAGGACACGGTCGAGAACGTCTACTCCGTCTCCAAGACGGTCACCGCGCTCGCCGTGGGCATCGCCGCCCAGGAGGGGCTGCTCGACCCCGAGGACCTGCTCGTCGACCACCTCCCGGCACCCGGCGGCGGCTACGGCCGCGGCGTGGACCAGGTGCGGCTGCGGCACCTGCTCACCATGACCTCCACCTCCCCGGTGCTGGGCTTCGCCGACGGCGAGCGCGAGCACGAGGACCTCACCGCGCTGCTGCTGCGCACCGACCTCGCCGCCGCGCCGGGGGAGAGGTGGGAGTACTCCAACGGCTCGATCTTCCTGCTCTCCCGCGTGATCGGCGAGCGCACCGGCACGACGATGCGGGACTGGCTGATGCCGCGTCTGTTCGAGCCGCTGGGGATCCTCAACCCGCAGTGGCACACCACGCGCGACGGGCACACCTGGGGCGCGACCGGGCTGCACCTGAAGAGCGGCCAGCTCGCACGGATCGGTCGCCTGCTGCTGCAGCGGGGCGCGCACGACGGGACCCAGCTCGTGCCCGCCGCCTGGGTCGACGCCCTGCACGCCCCGGACAGCTGGGTCGCCACCGGCGAGCCGGAGCCGGAGGGCGCCCGCTACGGCCTCGGGGTGTGGGACTGCACCCCCGAGGGCATCTGGCGGGCCGACGGCGCGCTCGGCCAGCTGCTCGTCGTCATGCCCGCGCAGCAGGCCGTCCTCACCGTCACCTCCCGACTCGAGGGCCGCGGTGCGGCGGAGATCCTCCGCGCCGTGTGGGAGGAGCTGCTGCCGCTGCTGTGA
- a CDS encoding hemolysin family protein, translating to MDWTALLNLALVVLFVLIGGVFAGTEMAIVNLRESQIRQLEENGARGERTAKLVRDPNLFLSAVQIGVTVAGFFSSAYGASTIAPSLVPVLEGAGVPSATAGTVALIGMTLVIAYLSLVFGELVPKRLAMQNALGMTKIVGPPLSVFGRMMRPVIWLLSVSTNIVVRLLGGDPHADREAVSAEEIKSMVRNSDALDQAESRVLADVFDASERTVVEVMQPRHQVHFLDGRGTVDEIREEIRDSGFSRYPVTGEDVDDVLGFVHVRDMLLVDDPATTRMSELVRPIEHIPGTVEVLGALNRMRAHAQQIAVVVDEYGGTDGIITLEDLLEELVGEIYDEFDQESWPAPGGLDRIVAADGTFEGGLILQEFEAATEIPLPDTGGYETVGGFLMAQLGRIPEAGDVVPVEGGTLQVVEVDERRVQTVRLIRDLPGDPAGAAPAAGQAPAPAAAAREADD from the coding sequence ATGGACTGGACCGCGCTGCTCAACCTCGCCCTCGTGGTGCTCTTCGTGCTGATCGGCGGCGTCTTCGCCGGCACCGAGATGGCGATCGTGAACCTGCGCGAGTCGCAGATCCGCCAGCTCGAGGAGAACGGGGCGCGCGGCGAGCGCACCGCGAAGCTGGTGCGGGACCCGAACCTGTTCCTCTCCGCGGTGCAGATCGGGGTCACCGTCGCCGGGTTCTTCTCCTCCGCCTACGGCGCCTCCACGATCGCCCCCTCCTTGGTGCCCGTGCTCGAGGGCGCGGGAGTGCCCTCCGCGACCGCGGGCACCGTGGCGCTGATCGGGATGACGCTGGTGATCGCCTACCTGTCGCTGGTGTTCGGCGAGCTGGTGCCCAAGCGCCTGGCGATGCAGAACGCGTTGGGCATGACCAAGATCGTCGGCCCGCCGCTGAGCGTGTTCGGGCGGATGATGCGCCCGGTGATCTGGCTGCTGTCGGTCTCCACCAACATCGTGGTGCGCCTGCTGGGCGGGGACCCGCACGCGGACCGCGAGGCGGTCTCCGCCGAGGAGATCAAGTCGATGGTGCGCAACTCCGACGCCCTGGACCAGGCCGAGTCGCGGGTGCTGGCCGACGTGTTCGACGCCTCCGAGCGCACCGTGGTGGAGGTGATGCAGCCCCGCCACCAGGTGCACTTCCTCGACGGCCGCGGCACCGTCGACGAGATCCGCGAGGAGATCCGCGACTCCGGGTTCTCCCGCTACCCGGTCACCGGCGAGGACGTCGACGACGTGCTCGGCTTCGTGCACGTGCGCGACATGCTGCTGGTGGACGATCCGGCCACCACCCGGATGTCGGAGCTGGTGCGCCCCATCGAGCACATCCCCGGCACCGTCGAGGTGCTGGGGGCGCTGAACCGGATGCGCGCCCACGCCCAGCAGATCGCCGTGGTGGTGGACGAGTACGGCGGCACCGACGGCATCATCACCCTCGAGGACCTCCTCGAGGAGCTGGTGGGCGAGATCTACGACGAGTTCGACCAGGAGTCCTGGCCCGCCCCTGGCGGGCTGGACCGGATCGTCGCGGCCGACGGCACCTTCGAGGGTGGGCTGATCCTGCAGGAGTTCGAGGCCGCCACCGAGATCCCGCTGCCGGACACCGGCGGCTACGAGACGGTGGGCGGCTTCCTCATGGCGCAGCTGGGCCGGATCCCTGAGGCGGGGGACGTCGTGCCCGTGGAGGGCGGGACGCTGCAGGTGGTGGAGGTGGACGAACGGCGCGTGCAGACGGTGCGGCTGATCCGCGATCTGCCCGGCGACCCGGCGGGCGCCGCGCCCGCCGCGGGGCAGGCGCCCGCCCCCGCCGCGGCAGCTCGCGAGGCGGACGACTGA
- a CDS encoding pyruvate dehydrogenase, whose product MARSTFAQLLVTQLRDLGVERIYGVVGDSLNPVVDAVRTTEGIEWVDVRNEEAGAFAAGAEARLTGRLAVCAGSCGPGNTHLIQGLYDAHRDGAPVLAIASHIPSGNIGTGFFQETHPERLFQECSHFCEVVNSGSHGATMLHIAIQTALAQRGVSVMVLPGDVADEEVDGPLTRDLATEFGAVQPAAGPVGRLAELIDEADTVMLFAGAGARDAREEVLALAERVKAPIGHAFGGKEVMQYENPFDVGMSGLLGYGACYDAMHEAELVILLGTDFPYTEFLPGGEGGRGPRIVQIDADASRLGRRVGLDLAVHGDVALTLQAVLPLLTGTKSHRFLHRQLKAHHKALTGVVAAYTKKVERMTPIHPEFVAATLDDLADEDAVFTVDTGMCNVWGARYITPNGARRLFGSWHHGTMANALPQAIGASMAFPDRQVISMSGDGGLGMLMGELLTVKRHDLNTKILVFNNSSLGMVKLEMLVEGLPDHGTDHEQVDYATIARAVGLGAVRITDPKKLPTQLAEALATPGPMLIDVVTDPDALSMPPKISAQQIRGFATASTKIVLGGGVGRMLDMAAANLRNMPR is encoded by the coding sequence ATGGCCCGCAGCACCTTCGCCCAGCTCCTCGTCACCCAGCTCCGCGACCTGGGGGTGGAGCGCATCTACGGGGTGGTGGGTGACTCCCTGAACCCGGTGGTGGACGCGGTGCGCACCACCGAGGGCATCGAGTGGGTGGACGTGCGCAACGAGGAGGCCGGTGCCTTCGCCGCCGGCGCCGAGGCCCGGCTCACCGGGAGGCTCGCGGTGTGCGCCGGCTCCTGCGGGCCCGGCAACACGCACCTGATCCAGGGCCTGTACGACGCCCACCGGGACGGCGCCCCCGTGCTCGCGATCGCCTCCCACATCCCTTCGGGGAACATCGGCACCGGCTTCTTCCAGGAGACCCATCCGGAGCGGCTGTTCCAGGAGTGTTCCCACTTCTGCGAGGTCGTCAACTCCGGCTCCCACGGCGCGACGATGCTCCACATCGCGATCCAGACCGCGCTCGCGCAGCGGGGCGTCTCCGTGATGGTGCTGCCCGGCGACGTGGCGGACGAGGAGGTGGACGGGCCCCTCACCCGTGATCTCGCCACCGAGTTCGGCGCGGTCCAGCCCGCCGCGGGGCCGGTGGGCCGCCTCGCCGAGCTGATCGACGAGGCCGACACGGTGATGCTGTTCGCCGGCGCCGGGGCGCGCGACGCCCGCGAGGAGGTGCTCGCACTGGCCGAGCGGGTGAAGGCCCCGATCGGCCACGCCTTCGGCGGCAAGGAGGTGATGCAGTACGAGAACCCCTTCGACGTGGGGATGAGCGGGCTGCTCGGCTACGGCGCCTGCTACGACGCGATGCACGAGGCGGAGCTGGTGATCCTGCTGGGCACCGACTTCCCCTACACCGAGTTCCTCCCCGGCGGGGAGGGCGGGCGCGGCCCGCGGATCGTGCAGATCGACGCCGATGCCTCCCGGCTGGGGCGCCGCGTGGGCCTCGACCTCGCCGTGCACGGCGACGTGGCGCTCACCCTCCAGGCCGTGCTGCCGCTGCTCACGGGGACGAAGAGCCACCGGTTCCTGCACCGCCAGCTCAAGGCGCATCACAAGGCGCTCACCGGGGTGGTCGCCGCGTACACGAAGAAGGTGGAGCGGATGACGCCCATCCACCCCGAGTTCGTCGCCGCCACCCTCGACGACCTCGCCGACGAGGACGCCGTGTTCACGGTGGACACCGGCATGTGCAACGTGTGGGGCGCCCGCTACATCACCCCCAACGGGGCGCGCCGCCTGTTCGGCTCCTGGCACCACGGCACGATGGCCAACGCCCTCCCGCAGGCGATCGGCGCCTCGATGGCCTTCCCGGACCGGCAGGTGATCTCGATGAGCGGCGACGGGGGGCTGGGCATGCTGATGGGGGAGCTGCTCACCGTGAAGCGCCACGACCTGAACACCAAGATCCTCGTGTTCAACAACTCCAGCCTCGGCATGGTCAAGCTCGAGATGCTGGTGGAGGGCCTGCCCGATCACGGCACCGACCACGAGCAGGTGGACTACGCGACGATCGCGCGCGCGGTGGGCCTCGGTGCGGTGCGGATCACCGACCCGAAGAAGCTCCCCACGCAGCTCGCCGAGGCGCTCGCGACCCCGGGGCCGATGCTGATCGACGTGGTCACCGATCCGGACGCGCTCTCGATGCCGCCGAAGATCTCCGCCCAGCAGATCCGCGGCTTCGCCACCGCCTCGACGAAGATCGTGCTGGGCGGCGGCGTGGGCAGGATGCTCGACATGGCCGCGGCCAACCTGCGCAACATGCCGCGCTGA